From a region of the Vagococcus coleopterorum genome:
- a CDS encoding LPXTG cell wall anchor domain-containing protein — translation MRKKVFNVVITTLLLFGTVVGSITAFAVTNHPDFGGKTELLHQDENGNWVPVKSGETIGINETTKVHYDWSIPDNVVIEEGDTMTFPFPKELISTASAEFDITNENGEVLGHAVVDPENGQVIVTFTDYYQNNPEINRGGTIEFTTTWNNVEEGEEITINISDEGEITINVGGAGGIEENSELTKFGDYVPGEQGVENGKDYADWVVQINAKALQIKEAVYKDELGPNQKIIPDSIFGYYGHVENGQFVKAEPERMIDASKITLTENGFEVSLGDLTDPDPVVEIYYHAEITDGGAAGTYSNKGELTGKDYNGSNVESQTPEVSGGGQGQGEEVGKIEVIKFDSTNKEKLLSGAEFDVYNHAGMVVDHIIIAENGHGTTTKSHPFGEYKLIETKAPDGYELDKKEIPVTIKAGINQNVAIVEVGNKPIIPTKPEDPKDPKEPNDPKDPKDPKDPKDPKDPKDPEEPKEPTKFPKQQLPQTGESRNMILSVVGVLVIALVGLLGYKKIKK, via the coding sequence ATGAGAAAAAAAGTATTTAATGTAGTAATAACAACGTTACTTTTGTTTGGAACAGTTGTGGGGAGTATCACAGCTTTTGCAGTAACGAATCACCCAGATTTTGGAGGGAAGACGGAGTTATTACACCAAGATGAAAACGGGAATTGGGTGCCGGTGAAATCAGGTGAAACCATAGGTATTAATGAAACAACTAAAGTTCATTATGATTGGTCAATTCCTGATAATGTGGTTATCGAAGAAGGTGATACGATGACGTTCCCATTTCCAAAAGAATTAATATCAACAGCCTCTGCTGAATTTGATATTACGAACGAAAATGGTGAGGTTTTAGGTCATGCAGTGGTTGATCCAGAAAATGGACAAGTTATTGTAACGTTTACTGATTATTATCAAAACAATCCTGAAATTAACCGTGGGGGAACAATTGAGTTTACAACAACGTGGAATAACGTTGAAGAAGGTGAAGAAATCACTATCAACATCAGTGATGAAGGGGAAATCACGATAAATGTTGGCGGGGCAGGAGGAATTGAAGAAAACTCTGAATTAACTAAATTTGGAGATTATGTTCCAGGTGAACAAGGTGTCGAAAATGGCAAAGATTATGCTGATTGGGTTGTTCAAATCAATGCTAAAGCACTTCAAATCAAGGAAGCCGTTTATAAAGATGAGCTAGGACCAAACCAAAAAATAATCCCAGATTCAATTTTTGGTTATTATGGTCATGTTGAAAATGGACAATTTGTTAAAGCAGAGCCTGAGAGAATGATTGATGCAAGTAAAATAACATTAACGGAGAATGGTTTTGAAGTTTCCTTGGGTGACTTAACAGATCCAGATCCAGTTGTTGAAATTTATTACCACGCAGAAATCACAGATGGTGGTGCAGCAGGAACGTATTCTAATAAAGGTGAGTTAACAGGAAAAGACTATAATGGTAGCAATGTTGAAAGCCAAACGCCAGAAGTCAGTGGTGGTGGTCAAGGTCAGGGAGAAGAAGTTGGTAAAATTGAAGTAATTAAATTTGATTCAACGAATAAAGAAAAATTACTTTCAGGTGCAGAGTTTGATGTTTATAACCATGCAGGAATGGTAGTAGATCATATTATCATTGCTGAAAATGGACATGGTACCACAACGAAATCACATCCATTTGGTGAATATAAATTAATTGAAACAAAAGCACCAGATGGATATGAGCTTGATAAGAAAGAAATTCCTGTCACAATCAAAGCAGGGATAAATCAGAATGTAGCAATAGTTGAAGTTGGAAACAAGCCAATTATTCCAACCAAACCGGAAGACCCAAAAGATCCAAAAGAACCGAATGATCCAAAAGATCCAAAAGATCCAAAAGATCCAAAAGATCCAAAAGATCCAAAAGATCCGGAAGAACCAAAAGAACCGACAAAATTTCCAAAGCAGCAATTACCACAAACAGGCGAATCACGTAATATGATTTTGTCAG
- a CDS encoding VanZ family protein — protein MDSLLFLGYEFLAVLAPLCLIYLIRHGLDRSFGWLLIFGIYLMMMFKVTGAGTLYDISMYGFQWRGEQVNFIPFEGEASLINNLLNVIMLMPFGFMAASFFQGKAKTTKVISSGFSLILLIELSQLLNNRRTDIDDVIMNGAGLIIGLIIWKTCSLINSRLSLFNIKSPIKFQVITVVLIVFLSRFFLLNDYGLAKIIYNF, from the coding sequence ATGGATAGTTTATTATTTTTAGGATATGAATTTCTGGCAGTGCTAGCACCATTGTGTCTCATTTATTTGATTCGTCATGGGCTTGATCGCTCATTTGGTTGGCTGTTAATCTTTGGTATTTACTTGATGATGATGTTTAAAGTGACAGGTGCAGGAACGCTATATGATATCTCAATGTATGGCTTTCAATGGCGTGGGGAGCAAGTCAATTTCATTCCTTTTGAGGGTGAAGCTTCGTTAATCAATAATCTTTTAAATGTGATTATGTTAATGCCTTTTGGATTTATGGCAGCCAGCTTCTTTCAAGGAAAAGCTAAAACTACCAAAGTAATAAGCAGTGGCTTTTCATTGATTCTCTTGATTGAATTAAGCCAACTATTAAATAATAGACGGACAGATATCGATGATGTCATCATGAATGGTGCAGGGTTGATAATTGGCTTAATCATCTGGAAAACTTGTTCCTTAATCAATAGTAGATTATCACTGTTTAATATCAAATCACCGATTAAGTTCCAAGTCATTACAGTCGTCTTGATAGTCTTTCTATCACGTTTCTTTCTATTAAATGACTATGGCTTAGCGAAAATAATCTATAACTTCTAA